In a single window of the Diospyros lotus cultivar Yz01 chromosome 10, ASM1463336v1, whole genome shotgun sequence genome:
- the LOC127811085 gene encoding probable E3 ubiquitin-protein ligase XERICO, whose amino-acid sequence MGLSPYPNPADGGLLCGLLVCTIISISIVRDLILSILHVAGIRIRSWEGSRSDFYECFGCPSENCMEEIHCRIPGIRFKSICKGQQPIEQDCSVCLTEFKPDAEINHLSCGHLFHKTCLEKWLRYWNFTCPLCRTRIVPPEAELDAFFW is encoded by the coding sequence ATGGGTCTGTCACCTTATCCAAACCCAGCTGATGGAGGACTACTATGTGGACTTCTGGTGTGCACAATCATATCCATCTCCATTGTCAGAGACCTTATCCTCTCAATCCTCCATGTTGCTGGCATCCGAATTAGATCATGGGAAGGAAGTCGATCGGATTTCTATGAATGCTTTGGATGCCCCTCAGAAAACTGCATGGAGGAGATCCATTGTCGGATCCCAGGCATTCGGTTTAAGTCCATTTGCAAAGGCCAGCAACCAATTGAACAAGATTGTTCGGTTTGCCTGACAGAGTTCAAACCTGATGCAGAGATAAATCACCTTTCTTGTGGCCATCTTTTCCACAAGACGTGCTTGGAGAAGTGGCTCAGGTATTGGAACTTCACTTGCCCCCTTTGCAGGACTCGGATTGTTCCCCCAGAAGCAGAGTTGGATGCCTTTTTTTGGTAA